Proteins from one Homalodisca vitripennis isolate AUS2020 chromosome 3, UT_GWSS_2.1, whole genome shotgun sequence genomic window:
- the LOC124358401 gene encoding uncharacterized protein LOC124358401 yields MSNDDVSYLVENDEVWRCDPCAQTRRKSMVLESKTSVSYDDVLKLVTEIKDDFKRVETSLGGSLNACHEEIAQIKDLVNKQREELTAWAKIAEDLRSENASLRRQVSSLEARMDEAEQYSRRNTLEIHGIPVEKGENVVSLVKMVGRALDYPVEDGMIDACHRLRTRDGSGKPPGIVVKMVRRLDAEGLLQKRRVKRNLNTHDLGHTSRPADVVYVNESLAPGRRKLLNAARQVKKDKAYTYLWIRGGKILMRKNAGDRVKVVTTMDDLTNL; encoded by the coding sequence ATGAGTAACGACGATGTCAGTTATTTGGTGGAGAACGATGAAGTGTGGAGATGTGACCCGTGTGCTCAGACACGCCGTAAGAGTATGGTCCTTGAGTCCAAGACCAGTGTGTCTTACGATGATGTTCTCAAGCTTGTGACAGAGATTAAAGATGACTTCAAGCGAGTTGAGACTAGCCTCGGCGGCTCTTTAAACGCCTGTCACGAGGAGATAGCCCAGATCAAGGATCTGGTCAACAAGCAGAGGGAGGAGTTGACAGCGTGGGCGAAGATTGCTGAAGATCTGAGGAGTGAGAATGCTTCCCTTCGCCGTCAGGTCTCAAGTCTGGAGGCCAGGATGGACGAGGCAGAGCAATACTCGCGGCGTAACACCCTTGAGATACATGGAATCCCAGTGGAGAAAGGTGAGAACGTGGTGAGTCTGGTGAAGATGGTGGGAAGGGCCCTCGACTACCCCGTGGAAGACGGCATGATCGACGCGTGTCATAGACTCCGCACGAGGGACGGCTCCGGGAAACCACCTGGAATCGTCGTGAAGATGGTTAGGAGGTTGGACGCTGAGGGTCTGCTGCAGAAGCGGAGGGTGAAGAGGAACCTCAACACACATGACCTAGGACATACTTCGAGACCTGCAGATGTGGTGTATGTGAATGAGAGCTTGGCTCCTGGTCGTCGCAAACTTCTCAATGCTGCGCGCCAAGTGAAGAAAGACAAGGCTTACACCTACCTCTGGATAAGAGGTGGCAAGATCCTAATGAGGAAGAATGCAGGCGACCGTGTGAAGGTGGTAACAACTATGGACGATCTGACAAACttgtaa
- the LOC124357656 gene encoding uncharacterized protein LOC124357656 produces the protein MYEFDISSLFSDIAPRKMTGIIGSVGEFDSNEETWDSYIERFELFLSCNDIDHSKKVSTLLTVVGVKTFKLLRDLCTPDKPSTKSYDDLVKLINDHLYPTPSFVCERYKFSLRNQHDGESIAQYIAQLKNLSKYCEFGASLNDYLRDRLICGIRSESTKQRLLSEANLTFDKAVQLTSQIEMAEKSAATLASGSHDTPAVSVRSVHRLATSSARRHYNGRESAPSGRDNASRHHATPSTTHAHQSSSTSVVKCNCCGAVGHFSKQCKYYGCVCHKCGKTNHLKKVCRSQARVTDQTAEVITAESQQTARSDCADDNPVGSNRTADAPRHSISVRPSTAMSPNASHTHTTYTSPITQRSPLARSTPVCRYPQRERKPITRLDL, from the exons ATGTACGAATTCGATATTAGTTCGTTATTCAGTGACATTGCACCAAGAAAAATGACGGGAATTATTGGTAGCGTGGGTGAGTTCGACTCCAATGAAGAAACGTGGGACTCGTACATAGAGAGgtttgaactatttttaagttgtaatgaTATCGATCATTCTAAGAAAGTGAGTACCTTGCTGACAGTGGTAGGAGTAAAAACGTTCAAGCTATTACGGGATTTGTGTACACCCGATAAGCCTTCTACAAAATCGTACGATGATTTAGTGAAGCTAATTAATGACCATTTATATCCGACTCCATCTTTTGTATGTGAAAGATATAAGTTCAGTTTACGTAACCAACATGACGGTGAAAGTATAGCTCAGTACATTgctcaattaaaaaacttatctaaataCTGTGAGTTCGGTGCTAGTCTAAATGACTATTTGAGAGATCGTCTTATTTGTGGAATCCGTTCAGAATCTACTAAACAAAGACTTTTGTCAGAAGCTAATTTGACCTTCGACAAGGCTGTTCAACTGACATCGCAGATTGAGATGGCAGAGAAAAGCGCGGCAACGTTGGCGTCAGGCAGCCATGACACGCCAGCCGTCTCCGTTCGCAGCGTCCATCGGCTAGCAACGTCATCGGCTAGGCGTCACTACAACGGACGTGAGTCAGCGCCGAGCGGGAGAGACAACGCTTCGCGTCACCACGCCACACCGAGTACCACACACGCACATCAGTCCAGCAGCACTAGTGTAGTGAAGTGTAACTGTTGTGGCGCCGTAGGTCACTTCAGTAAGCAGTGTAAATATTACGGTTGTGTTTGCCATAAATGCggcaaaacaaatcatttaaagaaGGTATGCCGATCTCAGGCTAGGG TGACAGATCAAACAGCTGAGGTAATAACAGCTGAGAGCCAGCAGACAGCACGCTCTGACTGTGCAGACGACAATCCAGTAGGCAGTAACCGCACAGCTGATGCGCCGCGGCATTCTATTTCTGTCCGCCCCAGTACAGCTATGTCACCCAACGCTTCTCATACTCACACTACCTACACCAGTCCTATTACTCAGCGTTCACCACTTGCTCGTTCCACTCCTGTTTGCAGGTATCCTCAACGAGAGCGAAAGCCAATTACAAGGCTAGATTTGTAA
- the LOC124357655 gene encoding 60S ribosomal protein L10a, whose translation MTSKVSRDTLYECVNAVLTHSQEKKKKFLETVEIQIGLKNYDPQKDKRFSGTVKLKHIPRPKMQVCVLGDQQHCDEAKANNVPYMDVEALKKLNKNKKLVKKLAKKYDAFLASDALIKQIPRLLGPGLNKAGKFPGLLSHQESMIQKIDEVKATIKFQMKKVLCLSVAVGHVGMTPDELVQNVHLAINFLVSLLKKHWQNVRSLHIKSSMGPPQRLY comes from the exons GTCGAAGGTGTCGCGTGACACTCTTTATGAGTGTGTCAATGCAGTCCTGACTCACTCGCAGGAGAAAAAGAAGAAATTCTTGGAAACTGTGGAAATTCAGATCGGGCTCAAGAACTACGATCCCCAAAAAGACAAGCGTTTCTCTGGCACTGTCaa atTGAAGCACATTCCTCGCCCCAAGATGCAGGTGTGTGTGTTAGGAGATCAACAGCACTGTGATGAGGCTAAAGCTAACAATGTGCCTTACATGGATGTAGAGGCTCTCAAGAAGCTTAACAAGAACAAGAAGTTAGTCAAGAAATTAG cCAAGAAGTACGACGCATTCCTGGCCAGCGATGCTCTGATCAAGCAGATCCCCCGACTTCTGGGACCTGGTCTCAACAAAGCTGGCAAGTTCCCTGGTCTCCTCTCTCATCAGGAGTCCATGATTCAGAAGATTGATGAAGTCAAGGCTACCATCAAGTTTCAGATGAAGAAG GTCTTGTGTCTGTCCGTCGCTGTTGGTCACGTGGGGATGACTCCAGATGAACTGGTGCAGAATGTCCACTTGGCCATCAATTTCCTCGTCTCCCTGCTCAAAAAGCACTGGCAGAATGTGCGATCACTCCATATCAAGTCCTCAATGGGCCCACCCCAGCGACTTTACTAA